The stretch of DNA CGCTCCGGTACTCGACTTAGAAGTCGTACGATATGACCACATGACTTtgggcaagatttctttccacTTTCCTTTCGAATCGGTCAGCCTCTTTttcaggttttggagtatggttgtTTTCATTGATTCTTCTTGCTCATTCTCACTAGGTTGGTAAGGTGTTGATAGTATCTTCTTGATCTTGTGGTCTTCAAAAAACTTACTTACCTTGCTGCTGATGAATTGCTTTCCGTTGTCGCACATGATCTTGGTCGGTATCCCAAATTGACAGATTATGTAATCCCAGAtaaagtcgatgacttctttttcccaGAACTTCTCGAATGCCTGggcctcgacccatttggaaaaataatcgatCATGAATAGCATGTATTGGACTTTACCGGGCACCCATGGCAGGGGggcgacgatgtccattccccacttcataaatggccatggtgacaagaccggGTGCAACATCTCTCccggttgatgaatcatcgaggCGTGTCTTTGGCACTCGTTGCATTTTCACACGAAGTCTTTCGCATCCTTCTCCATTTCATTTCAGTAGTAGTCGGCTCTGATTAGCTTCCAAACTAAggattctgcccccgaatggttcccgcaagttccctcgtgaacttctctcatggcGTATTCAGTCTCTCCCAGCTCTAAGCATCTGGCCAGTGTGCCAAAGAAGGATCTCCTGAACAATTCCCCTTCGACTAAGCTAAATCTGGCAGCTGTGGTGTGCAAGGCTCTCGATTCCTTGGGATCCGAAGGCAATTTTCCTGTCTTTatgtagtctatgtatttgtttctccaattccAAGTCAAACTTGTTGAATTTAATTCAGTGTGACCTTCTCTGGCCACCGAGTTCATTAGTTGTACCACTTCCCCTGAGCGGAATTCATTGGAGTCGACAAACGATCCCAAGTTGgctagtgcatcggcctcactgttttgatatcggggtataTGCTGCAGAGTACATTCCTTGAATTGGTGCAGGGTCACCTGCAATTTGTCCCAGTACCTCCGCATCCGTTCTTCTTTTCCATCGAACgttccattgacttgatttacgacAAGGAGGGAGTCGGATTTGGATTCGATCACTTCGGCCCCGAGGCTCTTAGCCAGTTcaagacctgtaatcatggcctcatactcagctACAATGTTAATCAATtttatagttctaatagattgcctaattacgCTTCCTATATGTGGCTTTAACACGATACCGAGCTCGTACTCCTTCGCTTTGAAGGCACCGTCCATGAATAGGGTCCAGATTCCTGAGTTATACCCCAAGGTGAGTAATAATTACTTTtttacttcgggtattaaggccgacataaagtcggccacgaagtttgccaaaatctgagattttatggTAGTTCGGGGTCAATACTCGATATCGTGCCTTCTAATCTCCATGATCCATTTGGCCAACTTGCCCGAGATCTCGGGCTTATGCATGACATTCCTCAGCAggtaagaggttacgacacatatggggtgtcATTGAAAGTACAATTTTAGCTTTCTGGAAGCGCTTACCAAGGCGAGCGCtaacttttctaggtgaggatacctcgaTTCGGAAGTGCCTAGAGTTatactgacataataaataggaaattgtgtgCTTCTTCCTCCTGGACCAAGACgccacttaccgccacctcggaAACCGCCAAGTAGAGGTACAACTGTTCGTCTGTCTTCGGAGTGTGCagcggggggggggggagggggggatcgACAGGTACCGTTTGAGATTTTCCAAATCTTGCTGGCATTCTAGAGTCCAGgaaaaaaatattcttcttcttcaataatgagaagaatcgATGGCTCTTGTCCATGGACCTCGAGATGAACTGGCCCAATGCGGCTATATACCCGGTCAGTCTTTGAACCGCCTTGACATTTTCCACTACAATGATATActctatggcctttattttgtcggggttgatctctatCCCCTGATTGGATATCATGAATCAGAAGAATTTACCCGAATCGACCCCAAATGCGCACTTCTCCGGGTTTagctttatgttgtatttccttagtatgtcgaaggtttcctgcaaatatttcaaatggtcctctgatcgcagggacttgactaatATATCgccaatataaactttcattaatTTCCCTatctgttcttcgaacatccgatttactaggcattgctAGGTGGCACCGGCATTCTTTAATCCAAATgacattacgttatagcagtaggtgtcgaatttggttatgaaagaagttttttcttgatcgtcCGGGTCTAtccaaatttggttgtacccggagtaggcgtcgagaaaactgagtatcTCGTGTCCGGTCATGAcgtcgatcattcgatcgatgttaggcaaagggaaagaatcctttgggcatgctttgtttaggtatttataatccacacacatccttagtttatttcctttttaaggtactaccactacgttagctaaccaatccgggtatttaacttccccgatggatcctatttttagaagattggatacctcatccttgatgagcgcgtgtttgatctcggactgcgatctcctcttctgcttaacCGAATAGAAATTTgagtccaaactcagcttgtgagtggttacctccggtgggatccttgtcatgtcaagatgggactaaGCGAAACAATCGGCGTTAcctttaagaaaattaataagttttttcctgagcttgggGTTAACCTCGTGCACCCAGATATACCTTTCGATCCGGTAgatgctcgattaatatgacaTGCTCCAACTATTCAActattgatttggtggcatcaatGTCATTAGGAGTTATGAATGATCACAGGATGCCGTAATCGTCCTCATCGTCTGCTCCTCATTCTTCCTGTCGGTTGAGGCCggtatcagtgattgctatttaatcTCTTCCTTTTTTGTCGGTTCAATGTTCCTTGATGTTGAAACCGCGGGAACCGGGATTACCTTATCGATAATAAATATCTCCCTTGCGGTCGACTATTTTACGTAGACCGTTTTGACTCCCCCCCGTGTGGGAAATTTCAATGCCTGGTGGAAGGTCGAGGGTatcgccctcatgttgtggacccatagccttccgaatagagcgttgtacctcatgtccccttcgatcacgtagaatttCATTTCTTGCATTGTCCTGACGGTGTTTACTAGCAAGGTTATCTCTCCTTTCCTGGTCTCACACgccatgttaaatccgttcaATACCCGGACTTCTGGTACGATTTGGTCTTGTAACCCCcaattgctctacgacccttgatctgatgatgttggctaagctacctagatcaatcaccacacgtttaacttgagatttattgataagtacggatACTATCAGTCCATCGTTGTGAGGTTGTACGATGCTCTTAGCATCTTCCTCGCTGAACGAAATGGCTCCCTCCGGAACATAATCCCGAGTGCGTTTTTGCCTTGTGATAGAAACTTTAGTGCATTTTATCTATGGGTGTTAACCAGACGGGCTGGTCCGGACTggatataaaaaaaaatagcctGCCCGGTTATTGTTTCGGGCTGGTACTAGGCTGGGAAATTTCGATCTAATTAGGGCCCGTCCGGGTTCAGGCTTAACGGGTCTGGACTAGGCCGagttacttattattattatttttagtatattgtatttttttttattcaatgttattgatacataagtgtttgcaaacttttaaggcttataattaaggcttagaattaaactttaaactttaaactttaaagttttaaatttaaaatttgaattttaaaattttaaaattgaaaattgaaagtaagtggctacaaaaaaatatttaataagaccaataggaaatatgtaaggatcaaactcCAAAGGCTTTCGTTTTATATTttcattgaataataaataatacttcaaattaatttgcaagttctatttgattttttatttatttttgaacttgcaaattaaaagtttacaacagttataaaaaataagaaagagtacatcatatgctttgcatcatttttgtaagttcatccatgtcaacatgaggttcttgattTCCGGCATTTCTTGAATCAGAatcataaaccattatatctccaatttcttgctcctccacttcatctacttcttcacgcccttgatttcgccgttctgatcttatacaatctctgaagcacactagaattttcaaagcgttgctgcccaatgaatgacgagtatctcctagttgctgtcttgcttggctaaatgcactctctgatgtgactgttgaaatcggcacatttagcatGTCTCGAGCCATGaccgaaagaacaggaaattgatttgagttacTCCTCCACCAATCCAGcagtagaaattcctttgtgcaGGGCTCTGgggacttttgcaagtagaattagagttcatcaatgttcctgctactggtttgttgatgctctcctagtgtagaccaaataaaataatcttcaacaccattaTTATTCTTCAAAGCACCGGATGCatatgttgaaactgaacttgaaggaatattttcATCTGCAGCagcagaagcatcaacaatgtaagcataataattatataaagtttGTAATTATTTGTGTAGATCAGAAGTACAAGTTTCAACATTAggggtttcagttggtccaatatccatataaacaTATAAAGTAGTGATTAATTGGTGACAAATGGCCATTTTTATTGAAGGGTctaaaatagcaccaattagaTAAATAaggtagaaatattttttaaatttatctagcatagatttAACAATAGAAgaatatccttctttcttcttcaaattatggagtaaaagagaaatttcaacaatatgaactaaaccatttgcaatagtaggacaataagctccagaaaactcgagtgtagccacataaaatttttgtaaattttttacaacatcttcaatgacatcccaagttctagaAGTTAACAAACGGTTAGGATCagtacaatgagaattagcaatCTCAGTTATAAGCATTTTGTATTTATGACAACatcttaagaataaataagtataattccacctaggaactatttcttcaggcatgagtcttggttttagtccatactgtacatattttttcttaaatgcatttaatctaacacttctattatttccttgaattacaccaacaaAATTTCTAACTAAAGTGATCTCATCTTtaaataattcaaggccactcttcacaattaaattataaatatgacatgcacacctaacatgaaatatttcaggaagtggCAGGTGTAGATgtaattttaatattgtaatagcagaattattgttagaagcattatcaaatgaaATACACAAAACGTTTTCTGAAAGATTGTAAAAatagcaacttcatggatagtattacttataaatgcaccagtatgactttgatcttcatcatatttaaaagaaataatacatttttgcatacaaaaattatcatctatccaatggcatataacagtcaaataatcatttccattaacagcacgaccaatatcagaagtaagagaaacTCTACAAGAAAGACTGGCGAATAAATAATGGATATATGTCTGATATTATCCAAAAAGTCGAAAGATTTcagctctacaagtacttctaggaatacctttaaacaaagggttataaattcattgaatataagtaacaagatatggtgaagcaacagaactaaaaggtaaacaacctaaaataattattttagctaattcttccaAATATTTTGCTATATCGTATTTACCCATTAAACCGCCAGTACCCGGGTTAAGTTTTTGTTGCCTACCTTCCTCATAAGCACCCCATGAAATAGGGTGGTTATCTACCATGTGCCTACGAAGTTGACCCGTTCCCCCTGCCTTACCTCTGGTCTCATGTTTATAAACTTCCTTACAAATTTgacatcttacataatttttatcttcttctagtcttttaaaaaaattccaacacttacttcttaataTTTGATTCCtcttaatagggaggggaggCCTACCTGTATTACCACGGCCTCCACCCctagtattttgagtttgactagcattaccaggTGTAGCTAGTGGTAtttcaagattatcaggtgattgaatattatctaaattatcatctataccataattttcttgaagttgctcataatctacatttaaaattttaggtgaactttcagaaatatgtataaagctactagaagaaccaACACCGTCTCTTGATGTTTTAGAAGTTTTACTCTTATTACTACCACTCCTACTAGTACACAtttttttggctgctctaaatatatatattatgtaaattaaattaaaaaattaaattaataattctaaatgataaaataaaagtatacaccaaagaagagaaagagatggaacGAGTGTATAGGGATTCTGGATGctgcactaaatttgatatcaaactTCAGTTGATAGagtgatacttgatatttgatgatattgaatattgataccacacttcacttgaatacttgatatttgataattataattttatagtgactaaagtaaatatttgatgaaacttgaaataatagtaattgaaaatttaagagCAATAAGCAATATTATTTAGAGAGAATTGaaagagaattagagtagtaagagagaaAATTgtgagaaaaaaataaagaagaagggggctatttataatttttaaaaagttaaaaatttaaattatCAATTATTAGGGGTGGGGGCCTATTTTCTTAAGggggtaggccgaaatggccattTTTGCAAAATAATGGTCGTTGCCCAACGGTTTTTTTtcaatttgaccgttggcaatgGTCAAAACATTAAAAACAAAATTAACAACGGTAACCGGGCTGGACCGGACTGTAGCCCGGTAAAAACCCGGTAAGGGGTAACCGGGCTAACTGGGTTCCGGGGCACCGGTTACCAAAAAATATTCGTTCAAGCCCGTCTCCCCCCCAACCCTCACCCAACCCGTCCCACACCCTAGCTTACCGGGTTGAACCAGACTATTATTGGGCTGGCCCGACCCGATTAATAGATATAgttttatcattggcccttgggGAATATCGACTCCTctgatgatcatgttgatcacgtGTTGAGGCTCCTCTTGTTCAACCTGTTGTTGGCGTCCTTGTTCCTGAAGTAGTTTTTGGATCACCCACTCAGGAATTCTCagaggtgcccattgttgaataatcGAGCAACTTCTTCTTTTAAATGTCGGCAATCTTCGGTCTTGTTACCGTGAGTGctgtgatacttacacatcaaattAGTATCTCTCTAGGTAGGGTCAGACCGTAATGGTCGGGGCCACTTGTTCTCTTTGATGCGCCTTATGGCTGGCACAATGCTGGTAGCGTCCACGTTGAATTTGTGCTCTGATAAGGTGCTTCCCTACTCCTTAGCGacctgtcgaacccattcttgCTCATCAGACCTCGGCCACTAGGCTCTCGATCGCTTCTCTTCTCGTTTCTTGCGGGGTGATGCCCAGATCCATTTCCCATTCGGTCCATGCTGTAATGTTGATACCAAACTCGGACCGGTCTTGTCTCTTGATCAATGGCTCTCTTAAATCTATCATCGTCCCTGATGGGTAAAAAGATCTAGAAGGGGCCCtgagttggtcgtcctcgaccctaaTCTTCGACTGATACATGTTGTGGACATCGACCTAGGTTACCGTCGGGTACTCCaccaaattttattttagttattgaTATGCCAAGGAACTTCAGGGGTTGAGCCCTAGAAtgaatgcctgaacggcccaatcatctgcaacTGGTTGTAGCTCTATCTGTTCCATCTGGaatcttgacacgaactccctgagcatctcgttattcCTTTGTTTGACCTTGAAAAGATCTGACTTCCTGATCTCGAACTTGATAGCATCGACATGGGCCTTTATGAAAGCATCTGCAAGTATAACAAATGAGTCAATGGATTTTGGGGGCAAGTTGCgataccatatcatttctcccTTGGACAAAGTCTCCCCAAACGTTTTCAGTAATaccgactcgatctcatcatctttcaAAATGTTCCCCTTGATTGTgcatgtataggaggtcacatgctcatttggatatgtggtcccattatatttggggaggtcgggcatacgaaacctctTCGGGATCGGCTTTGGTGCCTCTCTCGGAGGAAAGGGCTTCTGGATAAATATTTTGGAGTCCggtcccttcaatatcggaggtgctcccaggatttgatcgaccctggagttgtatgtttccaccttcttgtcattaGCCTTAATCTTTTTCTCACCTGACTCTACCTGTTTTGTCAACGCTTCGAGAATTTTCATTACCTCGAGATTTACCCCGGGCTCGGCTTCAGTCGGTCTCTCGATAATTTGTTCGTCTTTTCGAGTGCTTTCCCGGGATTGCTCGGGCTCGACCCTGTTGGGGGCATGGCTTTGATTCTGCAACTGTGTTGTTgccgcttgttgagcctgcaacattttgaaaatcagtCGTAGGCTCACCCCATCACCTTCGCCTTCGGGCGCTTCTCGAGCCTGCGAGTTAGCATCGATCGGGTCAGCAGCTGGGACACCGTTGGGATCGACAGGAAGCACATCGTTGTTGGGCACCAAATTATTATTTTCGCCGTGATGGCTAGATTCAGTGTCaatgttcaagtgagcagactgggagtttgacatttttaggctgacctgaaattaagatttcaaagaacaagcgtaaaatagtgtgagttatggagattcgtatcaaatcaccactattatccttagtcccacggtggacgccaagcTGTTTACCTCAAAATtaggtaacaattaaatttgtacgcggtttaaaggatacgtgGTTCAATTCAACAGGAATAGTAAAGAGTAATTGATAAATgaattaaagatgaaataaatgatcaaaccaatCATAATGCTATGACCAGGACTGATTTTGGATTGAATAATGAGCTCGTCCTTGATTGGACCCTCGGCTAAAACCCGGTCGCGAATAAAGAATAGAACAAGTGAATAATCCCTTTAATAGTAGCTAGAAGACAAAAGCAAACCTTTATTGCTTTAAATTGCGTGTTACAATATGTTAGACTAAAAAAAAACTTTCCtcttatatagtaggagagtttcagtcctagtataagtctaaaaagggtaaaaatcttcttttcccCGATAATTGTTGATCCATAATCAACATTGAGCGAGATTCGCGCCGTGATATCCGATTATAGGCGAGTATTACGACCCTCTATTCGTCGTACATAACTATTCACCGTGTCTCCCGAGATCTAGAACCTATACTCGGCCCGGGGCCCGTCACTTTACCATGTCAGATGTCAGATATTTCGTTCATTGTTCCTGGTTCTCGATATGAAGGGTCTCTGACCTCTATTACAATCCCGCGGATCCGTGCTCCTCCTTCGTTCTCTCATCGGGGAATCGAAGTAGATATTGCCCCCGAATTTACCCGTATACAAACTCCAGCCTCCTCCATGATCTTAAATGTTTAATGCCATATTTATGGAATTCTTTTTGTATACCTCTATGTAGTATTATAAATAGAGGACGAGAAATCATTTTGTATACACTTAGAAAATACTTGAAAGTAATAAGAAATATTTCATCTCTTATCTCTCTACATCTCTTTTATTTTATGTTGTTTACTTTAAACTTAATTTCTTAATATGTTATTAGCACGAATTTTTCATTTCATGATTCTCTATCAAAACTACGTGATAGCTTCTCTTTAACTTCCACAGCTTCAGCCGTATCATTTTTGCGGCCAGTAATTATACGAGATCTCTTGGTAGCACTTCTTCTATCATTATAAGGAAATGACACCGAAATACAAAAATGAATATAGTGGTGATACTTATCCTAGTCAACTGAATAAACTTTTAGTGTTgttgtaaataaaaataataattgctACCGTTTTCAAAGATATGGTCATGTAAAATAATTCCTAATGGATATTGACCTAAATACTTTATTTGTTTTATGTTTTTAGATACCATAGTTAGTGCACTAAAACTTGAGAAAGTTATTTTTTGGTCAACAAGGCTTTTCTTTCACAATAAGATACTTTCACGAGGTAACTGGTTCTTGCCACTAAATTGTGTATTTCTTTTAAACATCAGCTTTGCATCAAGAAATATATGACTATAAAAATGATTATATTTAATAAGTCTTTTTATGATTTAATGGCTATGAGCACAATAAGTGGTAATATTTTTAAAGGCTC from Nicotiana tomentosiformis chromosome 11, ASM39032v3, whole genome shotgun sequence encodes:
- the LOC138901259 gene encoding uncharacterized protein, with protein sequence MSNSQSAHLNIDTESSHHGENNNLVPNNDVLPVDPNGVPAADPIDANSQAREAPEGEGDGVSLRLIFKMLQAQQAATTQLQNQSHAPNRVEPEQSRESTRKDEQIIERPTEAEPGVNLEVMKILEALTKQVESGEKKIKANDKKVETYNSRVDQILGAPPILKGPDSKIFIQKPFPPREAPKPIPKRFRMPDLPKYNGTTYPNEHVTSYTCTIKGNILKDDEIESVLLKTFGETLSKGEMIWYRNLPPKSIDSFVILADAFIKAHVDAIKFEIRKSDLFKVKQRNNEMLREFVSRFQMEQIELQPVADDWAVQAFILGLNP
- the LOC138901258 gene encoding uncharacterized protein produces the protein MDGAFKAKEYELGIVLKPHIGSVIRQSIRTIKLINIVAEYEAMITGLELAKSLGAEVIESKSDSLLVVNQVNGTFDGKEERMRRYWDKLQVTLHQFKECTLQHIPRYQNSEADALANLGSFVDSNEFRSGEVVQLMNSVAREGHTELNSTSLTWNWRNKYIDYIKTGKLPSDPKESRALHTTAARFSLVEGELFRRSFFGTLARCLELGETEYAMREVHEGTCGNHSGAESLVWKLIRADYY